Proteins co-encoded in one Ignavibacteria bacterium genomic window:
- a CDS encoding phospho-N-acetylmuramoyl-pentapeptide-transferase, with protein MLYYLFTYLENTFHPPGFGVFRFITFRAGAATITALFIAFVIGPKIIRVLKEKQIGEAAKLEAPETHRKKAGTPTMGGIIVLSATIIPVLMWGDMKNGYVLLMLFATLALGTVGFIDDYLKVILKKPKGMIERDKLIGQIIVGSIVGGAIYFFPNFLDDTIRNLKTSTIVPFAKNVYLDLSYLYIPLVIFVITATSNAVNLTDGLDGLAAGTVGIVAITLAIICYVSGNAVVAKYLNIPFLRESGELTIYCTALVGASLGFLWFNSHPAEVFMGDTGSLALGGAIGTMCVLLKQELLLPILGGIFFIETVSVIIQRYYFKYTRKKYGEGKRVFKMAPLHHHFEMLGWSEQKIVTRFYIIAILLMIFSLVSLKLR; from the coding sequence TTGCTATACTACTTATTCACATATCTCGAAAATACATTTCATCCTCCGGGATTCGGTGTGTTTCGTTTCATCACATTTCGCGCTGGAGCTGCAACGATTACAGCATTGTTCATAGCGTTTGTTATCGGTCCGAAAATCATTCGCGTTCTCAAAGAAAAACAAATCGGTGAAGCGGCAAAACTCGAAGCGCCGGAAACGCATCGCAAAAAAGCAGGAACGCCAACGATGGGTGGAATAATTGTATTGAGCGCTACTATTATCCCCGTTTTAATGTGGGGGGATATGAAAAACGGTTATGTGCTTTTGATGTTGTTTGCAACGCTTGCTCTTGGAACAGTCGGTTTCATTGACGATTATTTAAAAGTGATTTTAAAAAAACCGAAAGGTATGATTGAACGTGATAAACTTATCGGACAAATTATTGTTGGCTCGATTGTTGGCGGAGCGATTTATTTTTTCCCGAACTTTCTGGATGATACAATTCGCAATTTGAAAACATCAACGATTGTACCGTTTGCAAAAAATGTTTATCTCGATCTCAGTTATCTGTACATTCCGCTCGTTATTTTTGTTATAACCGCGACATCGAACGCTGTAAATTTAACTGATGGACTTGATGGACTTGCGGCGGGCACAGTCGGAATTGTAGCAATTACGCTTGCGATTATTTGTTACGTTTCTGGAAATGCAGTCGTTGCAAAATATTTGAATATTCCGTTTTTGCGGGAAAGCGGAGAACTTACAATTTACTGCACTGCCTTGGTTGGAGCATCACTCGGATTTTTATGGTTTAATTCTCATCCGGCAGAAGTGTTTATGGGAGATACCGGTTCACTTGCGCTTGGCGGAGCGATTGGAACGATGTGCGTTTTGTTGAAACAAGAATTACTGCTTCCGATTCTCGGTGGAATATTTTTTATTGAAACTGTTTCCGTGATTATTCAGCGTTACTATTTTAAGTATACGCGAAAAAAATATGGTGAAGGAAAACGAGTTTTCAAAATGGCGCCGCTGCATCATCATTTTGAAATGCTTGGGTGGAGTGAACAAAAAATTGTAACACGATTTTATATCATCGCAATTCTGTTGATGATTTTTAGTTTGGTGTCGTTGAAGTTGCGATAG
- a CDS encoding UDP-N-acetylmuramoyl-tripeptide--D-alanyl-D-alanine ligase — protein MLFIEDVLKISNAEAVNVEQFLREPFLGVCTDSRIINDGQIFLALRGEKFDGHIFVEQVFANGNKIAVVEKKWFHESRITNHESRGIILVDDTAKAYGILANIWRKKFDIPILVITGSNGKTTTKEMLTQVLQTQYDVHATRANDNNHIGVPQTLFGIRKETEIAVLELGSNHLGEIEYLLNIVAPTHSLVTNIGKEHLEFFGSLENIAKEETTAFSHGLFGFVNQDDEGIQKYSSILKKKKTYGFTSTANVKGSIESIDENGCATISISNSHFTIRNLKLQVPGIHNGTNALACATVGNYFGIPSPYVKSSLENFRAYDKRMQIEKVNGTTIINDTYNSNPDSVIASLETLSQMKSSGKKIIILGDMLELGETSEEEHKRIGKIISEMKFEHLCTFGIFSEHISEESKLPSAKHFSDKQQLISELKKTIEPNDIVLVKGSRGMKMEDVVNSLLGVS, from the coding sequence ATGTTGTTCATCGAAGATGTACTAAAAATTTCCAATGCTGAAGCGGTCAATGTCGAACAATTTTTGCGTGAACCGTTTCTTGGTGTTTGTACTGATTCGCGAATAATTAATGACGGACAAATTTTTCTTGCATTGCGAGGAGAAAAATTTGACGGACATATTTTTGTTGAACAAGTTTTTGCAAACGGAAATAAAATTGCAGTTGTTGAAAAAAAATGGTTTCATGAATCACGAATCACGAATCACGAATCACGCGGGATTATTCTCGTTGATGATACGGCAAAAGCGTACGGAATTCTTGCAAACATTTGGCGAAAGAAATTTGATATTCCGATTCTTGTAATAACCGGAAGCAACGGGAAAACGACTACAAAAGAAATGCTGACACAAGTTTTACAAACGCAATATGATGTTCACGCAACGCGAGCAAACGATAATAATCATATCGGCGTTCCGCAAACGCTGTTTGGAATAAGGAAAGAAACGGAAATTGCTGTGCTTGAACTTGGTTCGAATCATCTTGGCGAAATAGAATATTTGTTGAACATTGTTGCACCGACTCACTCGCTTGTTACCAATATCGGAAAAGAGCATTTGGAATTTTTTGGTTCGTTGGAAAATATTGCAAAAGAAGAAACAACGGCATTTTCTCATGGTCTGTTTGGTTTTGTAAATCAAGATGATGAGGGAATACAAAAATATTCTTCCATTTTGAAGAAAAAGAAAACGTATGGATTTACATCAACCGCAAACGTGAAGGGAAGTATTGAAAGCATTGATGAAAATGGTTGTGCAACTATTTCTATCAGCAATTCCCATTTCACAATTCGCAATTTAAAATTACAAGTTCCGGGAATTCATAACGGAACGAACGCTCTCGCTTGTGCAACGGTTGGAAATTATTTTGGTATTCCTTCTCCGTATGTAAAATCATCATTGGAGAATTTTCGCGCGTACGATAAGCGAATGCAAATCGAAAAAGTGAACGGAACCACAATCATCAATGACACATATAATTCAAATCCTGATTCGGTAATTGCTTCGTTGGAAACATTGTCGCAGATGAAATCTTCCGGTAAAAAAATAATCATTCTCGGCGATATGCTTGAGCTCGGAGAAACGAGCGAAGAAGAACATAAACGTATCGGAAAAATAATTTCTGAAATGAAATTTGAACATTTATGTACATTCGGAATATTTTCAGAACACATTTCAGAAGAATCAAAACTTCCTTCTGCTAAACATTTTTCCGATAAACAACAATTGATTTCTGAATTGAAAAAAACTATTGAACCAAACGACATTGTTCTCGTCAAAGGTTCTCGTGGAATGAAAATGGAAGATGTCGTGAATTCGTTATTGGGTGTTAGTTAA
- a CDS encoding UDP-N-acetylmuramoyl-L-alanyl-D-glutamate--2,6-diaminopimelate ligase yields MLLSQLLHDVSVIKLFQTMFGKMVVTHEVMIAGIRYDSRKVVRDEMFVAIRGTAADGHKFIFDAVNRGAKCVVVEDDNAFPDSFAMHSGVIKVVVGNSRKALAQISANFYHHPSKKLQLIGVTGTNGKTTTTMMLQQLLSSENNKVGLLGTIKYFDGKTECEATHTTPESLELHQLLSEMVKNGCRSTVMEVSSHSLALERVFALDFDFAVFTNVTQDHLDFHSTIDNYFQAKQMLFNYLKKNAIAISNADDAYGKRMLENTQAKKVFYGINSQADFQAREISLSINRTRFSVNNTSLSSQFVGKFNVYNLLAAYSVAKSLGIEDAYLASRIANLKSVPGRFEKIQSPFGWTAIIDYAHTHDALENVLKAIHDAIPKNERGKVITVFGAGGDRDKTKRPRMGNVASEWSDIVIVTSDNPRTENAEQIIEDIVAGIKNTVECLKVTNRREAIRKGLSLAKNNDVVLIAGKGHENYQIIGTTKEHFSDREEVEKCIRENI; encoded by the coding sequence ATGTTGCTTTCACAACTTTTGCACGATGTTTCCGTTATCAAATTATTTCAAACGATGTTTGGAAAAATGGTCGTAACGCACGAAGTAATGATTGCAGGAATTCGCTATGACTCGAGAAAAGTTGTGCGCGATGAAATGTTTGTTGCTATTCGGGGAACAGCAGCGGACGGGCACAAATTTATTTTCGATGCAGTAAATCGCGGAGCAAAGTGCGTTGTAGTAGAAGACGATAATGCTTTTCCCGATTCGTTTGCGATGCATAGTGGAGTTATAAAAGTTGTTGTTGGGAATTCACGAAAAGCATTAGCGCAAATTTCTGCCAATTTTTATCACCATCCATCAAAGAAATTGCAACTCATTGGTGTAACCGGAACCAACGGAAAAACAACAACGACGATGATGCTTCAACAATTGCTTTCTTCTGAAAATAACAAAGTCGGTTTGCTCGGCACAATAAAATACTTTGACGGAAAAACTGAATGCGAAGCAACGCACACAACGCCGGAAAGTTTGGAACTCCATCAACTACTTTCGGAAATGGTCAAGAATGGTTGCCGTTCAACAGTGATGGAAGTTTCTTCACATTCGCTTGCGCTCGAGAGAGTGTTCGCGCTTGATTTTGATTTCGCCGTGTTCACCAACGTAACGCAAGACCATTTGGATTTTCATTCGACCATAGATAATTATTTTCAAGCCAAACAAATGCTTTTCAATTATTTGAAGAAGAATGCAATTGCAATTTCCAATGCAGATGATGCATACGGGAAGCGAATGTTAGAAAATACGCAAGCGAAGAAAGTTTTTTATGGAATCAATTCACAAGCAGATTTTCAAGCGAGAGAAATTTCTTTGTCAATAAACAGAACAAGATTTTCTGTGAATAATACTTCGCTTTCATCGCAGTTTGTCGGAAAATTCAATGTGTATAATTTACTTGCAGCGTACTCCGTTGCGAAATCGCTTGGAATTGAAGACGCATATCTCGCATCTCGAATCGCAAACTTGAAATCTGTTCCCGGGCGATTTGAAAAAATACAATCTCCATTCGGTTGGACAGCGATTATAGACTACGCGCACACACACGATGCGCTAGAAAATGTTTTGAAAGCAATTCATGATGCAATACCGAAAAATGAGCGTGGAAAGGTGATTACGGTTTTTGGCGCTGGTGGTGATAGAGATAAAACGAAACGACCGAGAATGGGGAATGTTGCAAGCGAATGGAGCGATATTGTGATTGTAACTTCCGATAATCCGCGAACGGAGAATGCAGAGCAAATTATAGAAGATATTGTTGCCGGAATAAAAAATACTGTCGAATGTTTGAAAGTTACCAATCGCCGTGAAGCAATTCGAAAAGGATTATCGTTAGCAAAGAACAACGACGTTGTGTTGATTGCGGGAAAAGGTCACGAGAACTATCAAATCATTGGAACAACGAAAGAACATTTCAGCGATAGGGAAGAAGTGGAAAAATGTATTCGAGAAAATATATAA